In one window of Mesoplodon densirostris isolate mMesDen1 chromosome 4, mMesDen1 primary haplotype, whole genome shotgun sequence DNA:
- the HIF1A gene encoding hypoxia-inducible factor 1-alpha isoform X2, with amino-acid sequence MRLTISYLRVRKLLDAGDLDIEDEMKAQMNCFYLKALDGFVMVLTDDGDMIYISDNVNKYMGLTQFELTGHSVFDFTHPCDHEEMREMLTHRNGLVKKGKEQNTQRSFFLRMKCTLTSRGRTMNIKSATWKVLHCTGHIHVYDTNSNQSQCGYKKPPMTCLVLICEPIPHPSNIEIPLDSKTFLSRHSLDMKFSYCDERITELMGYEPEELLGRSIYEYYHALDSDHLTKTHHDMFTKGQVTTGQYRMLAKRGGYVWVETQATVIYNTKNSQPQCIVCVNYVVSGIIQHDLIFSLQQTECVLKPVESSDMKMTQLFTKVESEDTSSLFDKLKKEPDALTLLAPAAGDTIISLDFGSNDTETDDQQLEEVPLYNDVMLPSSSEKLQNINLAMSPLPASETPKPLRSSADPALNQEVALKLEPNPESLELSFTMPQIQDQPASPSDGSTRQSSPEPNSPSEYCFDVDSDMVNEFKLELVEKLFAEDTEAKNPFSTQDTDLDLEMLAPYIPMDDDFQLRSFDQLSPLESSSTTPQSASTITVFQPTQMQEPPIATNTTTATTDELKTVTKDGMEDIKILIAFPSPPHVPKETACATTSPYSDTGSRTASPNRAGKGVIEQTEKSHPRSPNVLSVALSQRTTVPEEELSPKILALQNAQRKRKIEHDGSLFQAVGIGTLLQQPDDRATTTSLSWKRVKGCKSSEQNGMEQKTIILIPSDLACRLLGQSMDESGLPQLTSYDCEVNAPIQGSRNLLQGEELLRALDQVN; translated from the exons ATGAGGCTTACCATCAGCTATTTGCGTGTGAGGAAACTTCTGGATGCTG GTGATTTGGATATTGAAGATGAAATGAAGGCACAGATGAATTGCTTTTATTTGAAAGCCTTGGATGGTTTTGTTATGGTTCTCACAGATGATGGTGACATGATTTACATTTCTGATAATGTGAACAAATACATGGGATTAACTCAG TTTGAACTAACCGGACACAGTGTGTTTGATTTTACTCATCCGTGTGACCATGAGGAAATGAGAGAAATGCTTACACACAGAAATG GCCTTGTGAAGAAGGGTAAAGAGCAAAATACACAGCGGAGCTTTTTTCTCAGAATGAAGTGTACCCTAACTAGCCGGGGAAGAACTATGAACATAAAGTCTGCAACATGGAAA GTACTTCACTGCACAGGCCATATTCATGTATATGATACCAATAGTAACCAATCTCAATGTGGGTATAAGAAACCACCTATGACGTGCTTGGTGCTGATTTGTGAACCCATTCCTCATCCATCAAATATTGAAATTCCTTTAGACAGCAAGACTTTTCTCAGTCGTCACAGTCTGGATATGAAGTTTtcgtattgtgatgaaag AATTACAGAATTGATGGGATACGAGCCAGAAGAACTTTTGGGCCGCTCAATTTATGAATATTATCATGCTTTGGACTCTGATCATCTGACCAAAACTCATCATGATA TGTTTACTAAAGGacaggtcaccacaggacagtaCAGGATGCTTGCCAAAAGAGGTGGCTATGTCTGGGTTGAAACTCAAGCAACTGTCATATATAACACTAAGAACTCTCAACCGCAGTGCATTGTATGTGTAAATTATGTTGTGAG TGGTATTATTCAGCACGACTTGATTTTCTCCCTTCAACAAACAGAATGTGTCCTCAAACCAGTTGAATCTTCAGACATGAAAATGACTCAGCTATTCACCAAAGTTGAATCAGAAGATACAAGTAGTCTCTTTGATAAACTTAAGAAGGAACCTGATGCTTTAACTTTGCTGGCCCCAGCTGCTGGAGACACAATCATATCTTTAGATTTTGGCAGCAATG ACACAGAAACTGATGACCAACAACTTGAGGAAGTTCCATTGTATAATGATGTAATGCTCCCCTCATCCAGTGAGAAATTACAGAATATAAATTTGGCAATGTCTCCATTACCTGCCTCTGAAACTCCAAAGCCACTTAGAAGTAGTGCTGACCCTGCACTCAATCAGGAAGTTGCATTAAAGTTAGAACCAAATCCAGAGTCACTGGAACTTTCTTTCACCATGCCCCAGATTCAAGATCAGCCAGCTAGTCCTTCTGATGGAAGCACCAGACAAAGTTCACCTGAG CCTAACAGTCCCAGTGAATATTGTTTTGATGTGGATAGTGATATGGTCAATGAATTCAAGTTGGAATTGGTAGAGAAACTTTTTGCTGAAGACACGGAAGCAAAGAATCCATTTTCCACTCAG gaCACTGATTTAGACTTGGAGATGTTAGCTCCTTATATCCCAATGGATGATGACTTCCAGTTACGTTCCTTCGACCAGTTGTCACCATTGGAAAGCAGTTCTACTACTCCTCAAAGTGCGAGCACAATTACAGTATTCCAGCCGACTCAAATGCAGGAACCTCCTATAGCCACCAACACTACCACAGCCACCACTGATGAATTAAAAACAGTGACAAAAGATGGTATGGAAGACATTAAAATATTGATTGCATTTCCATCTCCTCCCCACGTACCTAAAGAAACTGCTTGTGCCACAACATCACCATATAGTGACACTGGAAGTCGGACAGCCTCACCAAACAGAGCAGGAAAAGGAGTCATAGAGCAGACAGAAAAATCTCATCCAAGAAGCCCTAATGTGTTATCTGTCGCTTTGAGTCAAAG aactaCTGTTCCTGAGGAAGAACTAAGTCCAAAGATACTAGCTTTGCAGAATGCTCAGagaaaacgaaaaatagaacatGATGGTTCACTTTTTCAAGCAGTAGGAATT GGAACATTATTACAGCAACCAGATGATCGTGCAACTACTACATCACTTTCTTGGAAACGCGTAAAAGGATGCAAATCTAGTGAACAGAATGGAATGGAGCAAAAGACAATTATTTTAATACCCTCTG atttagCGTGTAGACTGCTGGGGCAATCAATGGATGAGAGTGGATTACCACAGCTGACCAGTTATGATTGTGAAGTTAATGCTCCTATACAAGGCAGCAGAAACCTACTGCAGGGTGAAGAATTACTCAGAGCTTTGGATCAAGTTAACTGA
- the HIF1A gene encoding hypoxia-inducible factor 1-alpha isoform X1: protein MEGAGGANDKKKISSERRKEKSRDAARSRRSKESEVFYELAHQLPLPHNVSSHLDKASVMRLTISYLRVRKLLDAGDLDIEDEMKAQMNCFYLKALDGFVMVLTDDGDMIYISDNVNKYMGLTQFELTGHSVFDFTHPCDHEEMREMLTHRNGLVKKGKEQNTQRSFFLRMKCTLTSRGRTMNIKSATWKVLHCTGHIHVYDTNSNQSQCGYKKPPMTCLVLICEPIPHPSNIEIPLDSKTFLSRHSLDMKFSYCDERITELMGYEPEELLGRSIYEYYHALDSDHLTKTHHDMFTKGQVTTGQYRMLAKRGGYVWVETQATVIYNTKNSQPQCIVCVNYVVSGIIQHDLIFSLQQTECVLKPVESSDMKMTQLFTKVESEDTSSLFDKLKKEPDALTLLAPAAGDTIISLDFGSNDTETDDQQLEEVPLYNDVMLPSSSEKLQNINLAMSPLPASETPKPLRSSADPALNQEVALKLEPNPESLELSFTMPQIQDQPASPSDGSTRQSSPEPNSPSEYCFDVDSDMVNEFKLELVEKLFAEDTEAKNPFSTQDTDLDLEMLAPYIPMDDDFQLRSFDQLSPLESSSTTPQSASTITVFQPTQMQEPPIATNTTTATTDELKTVTKDGMEDIKILIAFPSPPHVPKETACATTSPYSDTGSRTASPNRAGKGVIEQTEKSHPRSPNVLSVALSQRTTVPEEELSPKILALQNAQRKRKIEHDGSLFQAVGIGTLLQQPDDRATTTSLSWKRVKGCKSSEQNGMEQKTIILIPSDLACRLLGQSMDESGLPQLTSYDCEVNAPIQGSRNLLQGEELLRALDQVN from the exons ATGGAGGGCGCCGGCGGCGCGAACGACAAGAAAAA GATAAGTTCTGAACGTCGAAAAGAGAAGTCTAGAGATGCAGCCAGATCTCGACGAAGTAAAGAGTCTGAAGTTTTTTATGAGCTTGCTCATCAGTTGCCACTTCCCCATAATGTGAGCTCACATCTTGATAAGGCTTCTGTTATGAGGCTTACCATCAGCTATTTGCGTGTGAGGAAACTTCTGGATGCTG GTGATTTGGATATTGAAGATGAAATGAAGGCACAGATGAATTGCTTTTATTTGAAAGCCTTGGATGGTTTTGTTATGGTTCTCACAGATGATGGTGACATGATTTACATTTCTGATAATGTGAACAAATACATGGGATTAACTCAG TTTGAACTAACCGGACACAGTGTGTTTGATTTTACTCATCCGTGTGACCATGAGGAAATGAGAGAAATGCTTACACACAGAAATG GCCTTGTGAAGAAGGGTAAAGAGCAAAATACACAGCGGAGCTTTTTTCTCAGAATGAAGTGTACCCTAACTAGCCGGGGAAGAACTATGAACATAAAGTCTGCAACATGGAAA GTACTTCACTGCACAGGCCATATTCATGTATATGATACCAATAGTAACCAATCTCAATGTGGGTATAAGAAACCACCTATGACGTGCTTGGTGCTGATTTGTGAACCCATTCCTCATCCATCAAATATTGAAATTCCTTTAGACAGCAAGACTTTTCTCAGTCGTCACAGTCTGGATATGAAGTTTtcgtattgtgatgaaag AATTACAGAATTGATGGGATACGAGCCAGAAGAACTTTTGGGCCGCTCAATTTATGAATATTATCATGCTTTGGACTCTGATCATCTGACCAAAACTCATCATGATA TGTTTACTAAAGGacaggtcaccacaggacagtaCAGGATGCTTGCCAAAAGAGGTGGCTATGTCTGGGTTGAAACTCAAGCAACTGTCATATATAACACTAAGAACTCTCAACCGCAGTGCATTGTATGTGTAAATTATGTTGTGAG TGGTATTATTCAGCACGACTTGATTTTCTCCCTTCAACAAACAGAATGTGTCCTCAAACCAGTTGAATCTTCAGACATGAAAATGACTCAGCTATTCACCAAAGTTGAATCAGAAGATACAAGTAGTCTCTTTGATAAACTTAAGAAGGAACCTGATGCTTTAACTTTGCTGGCCCCAGCTGCTGGAGACACAATCATATCTTTAGATTTTGGCAGCAATG ACACAGAAACTGATGACCAACAACTTGAGGAAGTTCCATTGTATAATGATGTAATGCTCCCCTCATCCAGTGAGAAATTACAGAATATAAATTTGGCAATGTCTCCATTACCTGCCTCTGAAACTCCAAAGCCACTTAGAAGTAGTGCTGACCCTGCACTCAATCAGGAAGTTGCATTAAAGTTAGAACCAAATCCAGAGTCACTGGAACTTTCTTTCACCATGCCCCAGATTCAAGATCAGCCAGCTAGTCCTTCTGATGGAAGCACCAGACAAAGTTCACCTGAG CCTAACAGTCCCAGTGAATATTGTTTTGATGTGGATAGTGATATGGTCAATGAATTCAAGTTGGAATTGGTAGAGAAACTTTTTGCTGAAGACACGGAAGCAAAGAATCCATTTTCCACTCAG gaCACTGATTTAGACTTGGAGATGTTAGCTCCTTATATCCCAATGGATGATGACTTCCAGTTACGTTCCTTCGACCAGTTGTCACCATTGGAAAGCAGTTCTACTACTCCTCAAAGTGCGAGCACAATTACAGTATTCCAGCCGACTCAAATGCAGGAACCTCCTATAGCCACCAACACTACCACAGCCACCACTGATGAATTAAAAACAGTGACAAAAGATGGTATGGAAGACATTAAAATATTGATTGCATTTCCATCTCCTCCCCACGTACCTAAAGAAACTGCTTGTGCCACAACATCACCATATAGTGACACTGGAAGTCGGACAGCCTCACCAAACAGAGCAGGAAAAGGAGTCATAGAGCAGACAGAAAAATCTCATCCAAGAAGCCCTAATGTGTTATCTGTCGCTTTGAGTCAAAG aactaCTGTTCCTGAGGAAGAACTAAGTCCAAAGATACTAGCTTTGCAGAATGCTCAGagaaaacgaaaaatagaacatGATGGTTCACTTTTTCAAGCAGTAGGAATT GGAACATTATTACAGCAACCAGATGATCGTGCAACTACTACATCACTTTCTTGGAAACGCGTAAAAGGATGCAAATCTAGTGAACAGAATGGAATGGAGCAAAAGACAATTATTTTAATACCCTCTG atttagCGTGTAGACTGCTGGGGCAATCAATGGATGAGAGTGGATTACCACAGCTGACCAGTTATGATTGTGAAGTTAATGCTCCTATACAAGGCAGCAGAAACCTACTGCAGGGTGAAGAATTACTCAGAGCTTTGGATCAAGTTAACTGA